GTTTATACCTATGTGTGCAAATGAGACTATatatgtacaacatttttattttcttattttttaatcagAAGAAACCCAAATCCTGCAATAggtaaggatattatgaccacagttcaacaatgtaatgttataatcagctCATTgtagcagctaaaatcaaaacagctgattgttgtggctcacaaACAGTCCTGTCACATAATGACAGTAGATACTTGGCATTTTAATAGTGCGTTATCTCTGTTATACATCAACCGATTTTCTTAAAACTTGGTATCCCtggatttgttattaaattttctaactaaaatgttataattgaagTTTTCTTACAATATACCATTTTAAGACATTTAAGCTTAAACTTTTTAAGAAgtaagcattttaaaaataaagcttttataaAGTTGATTATTTCTGTAATTAGCCCTCTACCTGTACgttataaaggtatattttaacttcAACTTATTACAACTAGCTGTTCTCAAATTAAGATGATTAGGTGAGAAGCAAAAATAGCGGTTATTCTGGTAATTattgagattttttaaagttttaatatggtACTTTAATTTTCCTTTGGTCCAGAAACAATTCCTGAAAATGTGTGAATGTGTACTTAATGAGGTTATGTTACTGTGGCATGATACAGGGCCGTTTTTTACCGACATTCACAAGGAAAATAATAGATAATCTCCCTACGAGTTTATGgtctttttaacaaatatgatgcaatattgtgtacattatgtaattattttacaggTAATGTTAggtaaataatcaaatataattgaattaatcTAACAAATTATTGTTCACAGATTTCAGTAGGCATGCTATTGCTGTGGAACAGTACattcaacataaacaaacaacacCACATTGTCCcagcaaatacaataaacaattttacaacctCAGGAATCTTTCTAATAACTGTAATTAATGTGTTTATTTCAGCATTTGGTTTACCAGACAGATCAATGGTTTTATCTAGTCAAATTGTAACTAAAGGGATGTTGCAAACAATATGTAAAGATAATTTTGAGTTACAAACAAACgcaacaaattaaaacattaagtttgATGACAAAACTACCTATTGAGAGAGTGCTATAttgattgtttttgtattaattttatggtTTTGGTTTTTTACCATTAAGGTAATTGATTGtgcatttgatttaattttaaccttaagcagttatacaaaatataatcttGTAACATTCATACCATAGCTAGAATAGTATTggcagtaataaataataataataaatatatgttttaaaaataaatatatgttagaaatataatattgacttaaaatacactaaatattgaaacaaaatgatCTTGGAGGAAGCTTGAATAAAGTATGTAACTAGTACTTGTCCTGCAgacaatacaaaatttattacacCTGCCAGTGCAGCACAAGTAACCCATTACTTCTGACAAAATACCTGATTTTTAACACTTCAtgcaaaataagtaaatttttatcaaaattttatcaTGATAGTGATAAAAATAGATAGATTTATATGAAATGTACCAAAGAAATAATCATCATCAAAACCAGGCCAAGTATAAATTTTCAATGAGTTTAATTTGCAAAAAATGATGTGAAAGGTTGAACACAATACGAGTTAAGCAAATCAAAGTAACTTTTCAAGAACGTTGAAAAATTCCCTAGAAAATCAACTCCAGCCCCAGGCTTATTACCCTAAAGATATTAGGAAACACTGTGGCTTAAATACCAGCATTGCTTAGGCTTTATATCACaggatatttaaattttcaatgttaaacAGATAActctgtttataattttaaaaatatacccgCAAACGTAACCAAAGCAAGAGGATCTATTCAAactacaatttttagtttttaaaagactCTTCCAATCAACACGATTTGAATTTTCAGTTGAAATAGGCTATTCCAGAAAACCACACCGTACAGTCTTAAACATATGTGGGACTggatttttttgcatttcacttctcaactgtaaaaaattataccAGCAGACCttttgcaatattaaaacaaagtatcaTGTATTCTGGCCTTTGACATGACAAAACTATGTGAAGATATCATGTCTatgaaaaaattgatttatatgtaatgattaaaatgatttattttgtgttattttagattttaaaaatcaataattaaatgtgattgattataattttgaattaatgttACACTTACTTACACTAGTTTTCTAAATTGTTatgaattagaaataataaataaaatatgttagcaAAACTATTAAtaccaatgtttttatttaaaatccctCCTTTCAACTAAGAAGTATGTATTATGTTAATGGtagaaattagtttataataGTCTATAGGCCactttttaaaggaatttttataaaattatttcaatctaATATATGGTAAATATGGATGTTTTCTTTACgtgttaaaacattttggaaacgTGTTTCTAGCATTGGAATCTATAATTTTCTTCAAGTGTAAAATACTCTGATGGTACTGTGTAAGGTTAAGCATACACAAAAAATTCTCTGAGTGGGAGTGGTAAATAAATAATGGTCAGAGATGAGCATtttggtttgtttaaaatttaacatctttataaaaactattaattgttGTTACCTGAGCAAAGGCATGTACACATCAATACACTAtagaaaacctttttattttttatataaagatataggcaatacaaaataaaccattttcatatatatatatatatatatgaataaaaatggtttattttgtatatatatatatatatatatatatatatatatatactagctgtttcccgcggcttcgcacgcttttcgtaagttttgcccgcgtatgagcatttctggttgaagtaaattatatttccaaccccgatgtagattttaccttgatgtcacgatcaagaaaatatgtcaaaaatgtattgtacatgcataatgtattttattacaaagtggtctaccactcaacctttaagttcaaccaaaaatttagtttagacaattatacatcataacttagcgccttcaaatagtgtttcactgtttaatatacgtatctatctcgtaattgcaggttataatgtgcaggcgctttgaaaacttttcttcattttattcgtttatattcacgacataagcgaataattcagataataactatcctatcttctaagttagactaaattacggatacatgtgaaatttgattgaaattggttcagtcgttttggagtttattggcaacatacatcgtgactcaagatttttatatatataagatataccAGTTTGGAATATTTCAagtcttgttattattttatgtttataatttttataaaagtcttacttttcaataaaaaatagtttttaatttaacgCAAATTCCTTTTTTACATGTCTATTTTTAGGACTTCCAGATAcacttcttttaaattaaataagtagaaTATCCATTTAGGAATAAAATTGAAACTGCTTATAAATATTATGTGGGCCCACATACTTGGGAGAGAGTATATGCTGTTTATGTGATACCATTTTTTACCAAATAGTTATGACACGCCACGAAAACACTATTTGTAACATCCAAGAAATAATCTGCCTATTTCCAACAGGAGCTAAACATGATTGAGCTTTCCTAAGTTTTATAAAATCATCTTGAGTGATTTCTGATTATTCTTAAGATTCAAGTACCGGTacttatacatgtataaatataaacaaaaataaataagattaaggTGCTTCCATATAAAAggttctttttgttttgtttatgagCTAGCACTTGGAAAACCCGAAATCctgtacttaatttaattataaaagaaccTTCGGTTTCCTACATTATGATGGAAGTGTAATTGTCAAATGAGGGTTGTATCAGTTGATTTTGACACCATTTGACTTTATTCCGCAATTGCAAAtagataattgtttttgttaaaattgtgtACTACACAGGTCTGCGTTGAAAAACTTGTTGCATATTTAACTAGTgggtttaacattattttttgtgcTGATTATGGAAAAATAGTGAAATCCATCACTCATAGATAAATCACAAGCTTACctgaaattttcttattttaggaGTTTACTGGTTCCGTATgcgtacaattaattttttttattatagccaGTGTTAGTAGTCAATTTATTCTGAATTATAGATCTTTAATGATGAACAACAGGTAACTAAACAATGAGAGtatgttatttacaaacaaaaatgtttttaaatttatttgaataagacAATGAATATTAACTAGGTAAATCCAGTTCATACTGGGACAAGACATGTCTTTGTCTGTTTGCCCCCTATCCAGTCCTACTGTCTGCAGTCCGGATAGAACAGCAGGGAGGTAAAATCTAGGGTTCGAAAAGGAGAGGCAGTTTCCAAGTTCAGATCAGACCCGAATTGATGCAAAAACAAAAGCGGAAGCAAACACAGCACCGATGATTAACGGATCAACAGGCTTTCATCATCGCCGAAAGGacataaagggaaggcgtcagcatttgctttatgATGACTGTTCTCCTACCTAAACGTTCCCTAACACGACAGTTGCTAGTTCAACTCAagctcgaaagtaaggaacgctcgtgccaacgtacgtcaagcgacccaactgcctcgaaaagaaacgataatctaaataaaaactaaatgcgaacactagtttgCTCGAAACTAATGAACgcgcgctggtgccaacgtacgtcaagtgacccagcggcctcgaaaagaaacgttAAACTAGatcaaactaaattcaaactcctcgttactaataatacaattttgtcctattcgtactgatttattttcttgccatattttatatctaaaataatattctagttATGTAATCTCATTTACTGAtcgtatcgttagtgactaggcaagtacAGGCAAACACGTGTTTTGGCAGGCAAAATGAGAACTTACTACGGCTAGGATTTACTTGCACCTTATTGGGTCGCATCGTGGGACTGTGACTCCGGCTCGACGACTCCGACTGAGAGCGAGTTAGCCAGGCACATCGCACTTAAATACTGTAATACCTGAGctgtccgctgtaaggcgcttcagcccttgaagcgaactccagTGGACTTATTTTGAAACTCCGTGTTGTTTGATACCTGGTCGAGCTgaaccccgccagctgacgtctcctgtgttgatgttgagctactggagtataattgtaggtggaagaaataaggatcttaacatgtcattaaactaaaaatattttcctttccaaataaaaaaattttatataagccCCTGTAAAAAAAATGACATGTAACATGATAGGCGTCGTGAAGAATGCAGAGAGCCGTTACATTGGTTGCAGCCAGTGACTGTGTGGAGTTAGCCACTGTAGTGTACACATCAAACAGTTTTGTAAGAAATGACTACTAGAGGTTGTGTCAACTCTCCTAACCTTCTGTTACATTTGTGGGTCTTATACCGTTAAGAAGCAACAAaggaacatttcaaattttattcagtaGGTCTATTTGCATACTTTGGTATTAAATTAAGGGACCAAGTTAAATCTTGGGCTCCCCATTTAGTGTTCTGTGCGTTAAAGAACTGGTTTTAAGGTAAGAAGAAATCATCTTGTTTTGGAGTAACCATGATATGGAGAGAGCCAAAAAAGTGATGACTGTTAATTTTGTTCCTGTTCAATGGaaggtttcaatttaaaatggGGAAGGACATTTCACACCCAACCTACATACGTTCGGCTATTCGCCCTGTTGCTCAAGGACCTGGCTTGTCTATTCCTTCACCTCCAGATACCTTGGACAATATTTTAGATGAATTAGACCAGTAGTAGCAGCGATATTTATAACAACTACAATCCAGATACCAACAGCCCTAAACTTTTCTCTCAATCAAACTGGAACGATTTTTTACAAGATATGGGCCTCCAAAAGGATTTAGCAGAAATTTTAGGGTCTAGACTTAAAGAAAGACATATGTTAACCTCCGGTGTTTTATTTTCATGGTACCGAATTAGGGAAAAACAATTTGTCTTTTTTTACACAAGAGGGTGACATAGTTTTCTGCAACAATGTACCTGAAATCATGGAAATGTTTATAATCGTGCATGTACCAGAGAAATGGAGACTTCATTGATTCGTCAAAGACATGTTTGAAAGTTGTACTTCTTCACAATAGTAATCAATATGCTTCTGTGCCTGTTGAAAGAATGCTACGAAGATCTTGAGTTTGTTCTAAATAAGCTCAGCCACTCTGGCCATTAATAGGGATTTGAAAGTTATTTCCATGTTAATAGGTCAACAAAGTGGTTACACAGTTTCCATGTTTCTTCTGTGAATGGGACAGCCATGACAGGAAATAACACTATGTCAAACAGACTTGGCTGAACAGAAAGGTTCTTATTCCTggagtttaaaatgttaaaagacaAAAGTTTAATacatcctaaaaatattttacttctatcACGTCATATCAAATGGGGGCTAATGAAACAGTTTGTGAAAGCATTAAACAAAGAAGGAGAGTGTTTCAAGTATTTTTGTGAACAGTTTCCAGGTCTATCCAATGTTAAACTTTAAGAGAGAGAGTCTTTGTTGGGCCTgagataacaatttttaaaagatgaatgCTTTGTCACTAAAATGGAAATACAAGACAAAAATGCCTGGAATTCATTTAAACTTGTTTCAACAGGCTTTCTTGGAAACATAAAGGACCCAAACTATAAAACTATGGATGTTGAATTGTTACAAGTACACTTCTTTCACTCACATCTGGACTACTTTCCAGAAGATGTTGGGGCTGTAAAAGGGAAGATTCACAAGTATGAAGTAGAAAAAGTATCAAAAGAAGCTCAGATGGAAAAAGATCATGTTTTTACAAAGACTTATAACACCTTTGCAATACATGTGTATaactattatgtttattttagttaggtaccattgctttttttgtttatttttcttttactttattttaaaataatataaacaaatcaaaacttttccatttttttttactctttccaaatacttaaactatattttgtaaacaaaccttacGTGATAGAAATAAACCAatgccattttttaaataagcacaaaaaactacataaagaacaattaacaaaatcaaaataatgttttaaaaagtttttttttgcagATCTGTGCTATTTAAcccaataaaattcaaatactgAAATGTTATTGAGTCCTTTTATAATTCACAGATCAAATATACAgttgaataaattatatgttaaaaactgATAAAAGTAACATTACTTTGGGATATCATTGAGTGATAAAAATGTACAACGgaaacaaattgttttatgttgtaaaaatcatataaaagtatatataaacagGTAGGATTTAGTCTTCATCTTCCCCCTCGTCCGCGCTAGGCGCATCGACTTCTGCGTCTCCCTCTCCATTTTCATCTTCCTCGTCATCATCTCCTGCCACCTCAGCATTCTCTGCCTCAGCCCGTTCCATCTGCCGAGCCAATTCTGCCTCGTCTGTGGCTGTCACCACTTTAGgctgaaaatgttcaaatattttttaaattattctgaatAACACAGTCATACTATGTGACAGGACAACACTACTAGTGGTTCACTGAAGGGAAAATTGATATTTCTATAGTTAGCATTATCACTGGAGAAAAAACTGTCTAGAATTAATACTTTTCATTACTGTTGGTGAAAACTTTACATAGTTTCTCACAACagtctatatatattttacaaaatttgaaatgccGTTTTTAATTGTATGAATATACATGTTACCAAAACCCCACCATATctcatacattatacattttgtcaagatatatacattatacattttgtcaagaaattgtaattaattgtattgtatgtgttattcactgttttttatcatagtttaatttcaatGGTCATGATTGTGTCATTTCAttgtgtttagactttttttacagaaaacacaaattttttaaacacaagagTTTAATTTATGAACGATTGAGCTCCTCACACACGTCCCGGTTGGTAATCAGATTATGTTAAAACAAAGTTAGGTTATTGTTTGATATGATGGTCACATCCAAATCTCAACTGAATTAATATTGTTGCCAGAGTCTGCCAAATTTCCCACATGTCAGGGTATATTGATCACCAAGAGAGaagttattattttgaagttaaattgATTGTTGTGAacgataaaaaagtaaataagtcTATTTTTAATAAGGATTGTTATCAACGGTTTAAACCACTTTCTGGACTCATATGTCACCTCTAAGGACTAGACTGTAAGCCAGTTGAGAGTAAAATTGTACTGTAACTAACCTATCTTGACCATCATGTGATTACATTACATAGCCTGCTTGGAACAGTCAAAATCAAAACAGTGTGTTACACAACTTTTTTGGTGCAGATCACTCAGTGATGCCAGTGCCTGGGTGAAATTCTTCGACTAGCAACTCTTGCAAAGATTTCCATGTCTATAGCACAACCTGCTCCTGCACGAATTCCGATGCTAACTTCTATTGATTTTGTTGGGAGGGTAGtcattttatatacaaacttaCATTTCCCAGCATTTATATCTATGTCAATGatctttttttaagaaatggGATCTTTTTCACCGTGAGAAAGTTTCTTCTGTCTACTCGCTTTGCTCTTTGTCTTAATATTGCTATTCCACCTCTAAAACACAGAAttctttaaaacacatattttgtatAACTGCATAACGTTCAATACTATTCAAGCTTGCTTGAAGATTGAGTTGCCATTAAAAACACTTCAGAACAAATTAAAGATCCTCCCCGTTGATGGACCTTTTTACAGTGTCCATGAACATTtctaaaatgtgaatttaattataataatttgttgtaatgaaGTTGTGTTCAATATCATAGTGCAATGTTATATGAAATGTATGTGAATTTCTTTTGACTGTTTGCCCATACAATTCCTGTTTTATGAAAATAGATGTTCTGATTTTAACAATGCTAACTTCAACATCACAAAAATGCTCTTAGACTCCAATGTGACATTCCTGTTGCGACAGCAACAATAGTTATTTAACTGTGCTtgttataattcttaaaatacaacTAACACccaaataataatacttataccACTGTAAGCCAATGTGACAAAGAGACAAAAAGCAACAAATTTTCAGTCAAATTGTTGGTTTATATCCAGTTGGCTGATGCTGCTTTAACTTTCATTTACTTGCttgactgtttttttttaagcGTATAATATTGTTTGATATCTTTGACCCAATGACACCCTCCCATTACAACTCCCACCAAAACTAGCATGTCTGGTGATCAATTACTTTCTTGAGAGAAATTCTTCTATTGATTCCACAAATAGCTAGATTGTGTGTTTACACAATGGGTTATGGTTTTGTGTTGTTTCAATAGCTCTACTGAATTAGTTCCTCACTAAGAAAGCTATTGTTTTTGAGAGTGACA
The Homalodisca vitripennis isolate AUS2020 chromosome 1, UT_GWSS_2.1, whole genome shotgun sequence DNA segment above includes these coding regions:
- the LOC124364604 gene encoding ninjurin-A-like → MPEDVITLENENKLPDINVYQQKKTLAQGMLDLALLTANANQLRYVIDAGYMHEYYYTNLTLIAASVILQISVGMLLLWNSTFNINKQHHIVPANTINNFTTSGIFLITVINVFISAFGLPDRSMVLSSQIVTKGMLQTICKDNFELQTNATN